One genomic region from Actinomycetota bacterium encodes:
- a CDS encoding M20 family metallopeptidase has product MKNIDIEKLIKKIDEKEVVSILKKLISVPGHINCPEQENEISKCVLNIIKEEGIHAYLQEVEPGRNNVIAKIPGKENNNAGKSLTLNGHLDTVPPNDKMKSYEPEIRDGKVFGLGAADMKGAVAAMIYSMFILKRENVCLDGDLFFTGVIGEESGGTGTRFLMNKGFKSDYFIVGEPTDLNIVNSHKGCFLMDISITGKAAHGSMPEKGANAIGAMAFFITKLNNKYIPVLNTRYQDGVGNPTINYGIIKGGKKVNIVADKCTLAIDRRWIDSEKNIDLISEIEPYIKEACNTNPELRYEVRATLPGDGYFGPLFLPESHDYVDIVKTAMMDAGLKARVAGMQGWTDGATILNKGFPTLILGPGSMSKAHSEDEFVSIKELTDSVKAYLSIVFKVCKS; this is encoded by the coding sequence ATGAAAAATATCGATATTGAAAAACTTATAAAGAAAATTGACGAAAAGGAAGTTGTCAGTATTTTAAAAAAACTGATTTCTGTTCCCGGTCATATAAATTGTCCGGAACAGGAAAATGAAATAAGTAAATGTGTCCTGAATATTATAAAAGAAGAGGGAATTCATGCTTATTTACAAGAAGTTGAGCCGGGAAGAAACAATGTCATTGCAAAAATTCCCGGTAAAGAGAATAACAATGCCGGCAAAAGCCTGACACTCAACGGTCATCTTGACACAGTTCCTCCAAACGACAAGATGAAAAGTTATGAACCTGAAATTAGAGACGGAAAAGTCTTTGGACTTGGCGCTGCAGATATGAAAGGCGCTGTTGCAGCAATGATTTATTCCATGTTTATTTTAAAAAGGGAGAATGTTTGCCTTGACGGCGATTTATTTTTTACCGGAGTTATCGGGGAAGAATCAGGCGGAACCGGAACAAGGTTTTTAATGAACAAAGGCTTTAAATCAGATTATTTTATTGTAGGCGAGCCAACAGATCTGAATATAGTGAATTCCCACAAAGGATGTTTCCTTATGGACATATCCATAACAGGCAAGGCTGCCCATGGAAGCATGCCTGAAAAAGGAGCAAATGCAATAGGAGCAATGGCATTTTTTATAACCAAATTAAATAATAAATATATCCCCGTTCTCAATACACGATATCAGGATGGAGTGGGAAATCCAACAATAAATTACGGAATAATAAAGGGTGGCAAGAAAGTTAATATTGTAGCCGACAAATGTACCCTGGCAATTGACAGAAGATGGATAGATTCTGAGAAAAACATAGATCTTATTTCTGAAATAGAACCTTATATTAAAGAGGCCTGCAATACAAATCCGGAACTTAGATATGAGGTAAGGGCAACACTACCAGGAGACGGGTATTTCGGTCCGTTGTTTTTGCCTGAAAGCCATGATTATGTTGATATCGTTAAAACTGCAATGATGGATGCAGGCCTTAAGGCTCGGGTCGCCGGAATGCAGGGCTGGACAGACGGAGCTACTATTTTAAACAAGGGTTTTCCGACACTCATATTAGGGCCCGGGAGCATGAGCAAAGCTCACTCCGAAGATGAATTCGTAAGCATAAAAGAACTTACTGATTCAGTAAAAGCGTATCTTTCTATTGTCTTCAAGGTTTGTAAAAGCTAA
- a CDS encoding sugar ABC transporter ATP-binding protein produces MENQAILELKNISKSFSGVTVLKNITMSLNKGEVRGLVGENGAGKSTLNKIICGVYKNDTGSVSFKGKLLPKGNPIAVKEAKIFMIPQDLGLMENLSVMQNVLLGREFTKFGFINLKKSRDLCKKILDDIEIKLDLDAIVSDLTIDQRQFVAIARVLSANADLIIMDEPSSTLSKSEVKNLLNIIKNLKKKNITIIYVSHKIDEIFEIADSITILKDGNLIDTVSVENITKDEVINKMVGRQLSNVFPQKKGNKHTEQIMSLTEVNVKGHLNDINFDINKGEILGIGGLVGMGQSSLLNTIFGILKVSSGSISFKNKPLNNIKPSNSIKKGVYYISSDRSNEMLFMCRSVKENISIATLKDYRKFFSINTILENKIIDKKIKEFNIALFNREQESRFLSGGNQQKTVLARWLIHKPEIFLLDEPTQGIDVGTKQDIYNTLRNLANEGMAIVVVLSDMIELLGLCDRVLVMYEGSISKIFSSQEATEEKIMLAASGK; encoded by the coding sequence GTGGAAAATCAAGCAATATTAGAACTTAAAAATATCTCAAAAAGTTTTTCAGGCGTAACTGTTTTAAAGAATATAACAATGTCATTAAACAAGGGAGAAGTTCGTGGATTAGTGGGCGAAAATGGCGCCGGAAAATCTACATTAAATAAGATTATTTGCGGAGTTTATAAAAACGATACAGGCTCTGTAAGTTTTAAAGGAAAATTATTGCCAAAAGGTAACCCTATTGCCGTAAAAGAGGCCAAGATATTTATGATTCCCCAGGACCTTGGTCTAATGGAGAATTTGAGTGTTATGCAAAATGTTTTATTAGGCAGAGAATTTACAAAATTTGGCTTTATAAACCTAAAAAAATCAAGAGATCTTTGTAAAAAAATTCTTGATGATATTGAAATAAAACTGGATTTGGATGCCATAGTTAGCGATCTTACCATAGATCAAAGGCAATTTGTCGCAATTGCCAGAGTTTTGTCTGCAAATGCAGATTTAATAATTATGGACGAACCTTCTTCAACACTGTCAAAGAGTGAAGTAAAAAATTTATTAAACATAATTAAAAATCTAAAGAAGAAAAATATTACAATAATATATGTATCTCACAAGATTGATGAAATATTTGAAATTGCAGACAGCATAACAATTCTTAAAGACGGAAATCTTATTGATACTGTATCAGTAGAAAATATAACAAAAGATGAAGTAATCAATAAAATGGTTGGCCGTCAGCTTTCTAATGTATTTCCTCAAAAAAAAGGAAATAAGCATACAGAACAAATAATGAGCTTAACCGAGGTTAATGTAAAAGGTCATTTAAATGACATAAATTTTGACATTAATAAAGGGGAAATACTGGGAATTGGAGGATTGGTCGGTATGGGCCAATCTTCTTTACTAAATACTATTTTTGGTATTTTAAAAGTTAGCTCAGGAAGCATATCTTTTAAAAACAAGCCATTAAATAATATAAAACCCTCAAATTCAATAAAAAAAGGTGTCTATTATATTTCTAGCGACCGGAGCAATGAGATGCTTTTTATGTGTAGAAGCGTTAAAGAAAATATTTCAATTGCCACATTAAAAGACTATAGAAAATTTTTTTCAATAAACACTATTTTAGAAAATAAAATAATTGATAAAAAAATTAAAGAGTTTAATATTGCTTTATTTAATCGAGAACAGGAATCAAGATTTTTAAGTGGCGGGAATCAGCAAAAAACAGTTCTTGCAAGATGGCTTATACATAAGCCGGAAATATTTTTGCTTGATGAACCGACGCAGGGTATTGATGTGGGAACAAAACAAGATATATATAATACTTTAAGAAATTTGGCAAATGAAGGAATGGCTATTGTTGTAGTTCTCAGCGACATGATTGAATTGCTGGGTTTGTGTGATAGAGTTTTAGTAATGTATGAAGGAAGTATTTCAAAAATTTTTAGCAGCCAGGAAGCAACTGAAGAAAAGATTATGTTAGCTGCAAGTGGAAAATGA